ACGCAGCACATTCACTTTTTGGGTTTCAGGGGATGCCCTGTTTCTCTTTCACGCCAGAACTTCCTAAAAAGCGGAAGTTGCTCAATATTGAACGGAACAATCTACGATGTCCGATTGATTTGGGGTAATTTTTTGCGGAGTTCATATGAATGGAGCAGCGGGTAATTCTTGATTGTACAAAACCAAACCTCTAGTGCTATAAAACACTGATCAGGAATAAATTTCCGCAACAAGCGCACAATAATTGAAGACAAAGTGGAGGGATTCGGATGAGAAAATACTATCGCAAGCGTTCAACGTTTTGTGCGGGCATACCGATGTCGACTCCACAAGATTTCCTGTCACATGATATTGACGAGAATCTACAGATTCTTCGTGAAATTTATGCAGATTGTTCAGATGTGGTTTTTCGCCCCTTTTTGATTGGCGGAAACCAAAAAGCGATCTTGATTTACATAGAAGGTCTGTCGAACATCGAAGAAATCGACCGGAGCGTTCTAGCACCGCTGATGCAGAAGACAACATCTAGTTTGATCGATATCCATACCATTTTACAACAAAGGGTAACCGCTTCAAAAGCAAAGGAAGTGCTTACATTTTCCGATTGTGTGGAACAGGTTTCGATTGGCAACCCGGTTCTCCTGATTGAGCGGGAAAATCAGGGCCTTGCTTTGGGAATGAGCAAATGGGAAAAACGGGCGATTGATGAACCGGCGGCAGAATCCGTTGTTCGGGGGCCGCGGGACGCATTCACTGAGACATTGCAAATCAACACTTCGTTGCTGCGTCGGAGAATCAAAAGTCCCCAGTTGAAAATGAAATCAATTAAAGTTGGGCGTTATACGCAAACGGAGATCATTATTGCCTACATGCAAGGGATCGCTGACCCAACCTTGAGACAAGAGGTTCTCAACCGGTTGCAGCGGGTTGATATCGATGGCGTATTGGAAAGTGGAAATATTGAGGAATTGATCGAAGACAATTCGATATCGCCATTTCCACAGGTCATCAACACGGAACGGGTGGATGTTGCCGTGGCCAGTTTACTGGAAGGTCGTGTGGTTATTCTTACGGATGGCACACCGTTTGCCTTGGTTGTTCCAGTTACGATGTTTTCTTTATTGCAATCGGCGGAGGACTACTATTATCGGTTTCTGATTGGTACCGCTATTCGTTGGTTACGTTATTTATTTTTTTTCATATCGTTGCTGTTGCCTTCGTTGTACGTTGCACTTATAACATTTCACCATGAGATGGTGCCTACAACGCTTCTGATCAGCATGGCTCGTTCCCGAGAAGAAATTCCGTTTCCAGCAGTAGTAGAGGCACTGATCATGGAGGTTACTTTTGAAGCATTGCGTGAAGCGGGCATCCGATTGCCGCAACAGGTCGGAGCTGCTGTTAGTATTGTCGGGGCCCTTGTGATTGGTGAAGCAGCGGTTACCGCTGGGATCGTTTCAGCACCGATGGTGATAGTGGTGGCGATTACGGGTATCGCTTCCTTTACGATCCCTCGATACTCGGCA
The nucleotide sequence above comes from Effusibacillus pohliae DSM 22757. Encoded proteins:
- a CDS encoding spore germination protein — translated: MRKYYRKRSTFCAGIPMSTPQDFLSHDIDENLQILREIYADCSDVVFRPFLIGGNQKAILIYIEGLSNIEEIDRSVLAPLMQKTTSSLIDIHTILQQRVTASKAKEVLTFSDCVEQVSIGNPVLLIERENQGLALGMSKWEKRAIDEPAAESVVRGPRDAFTETLQINTSLLRRRIKSPQLKMKSIKVGRYTQTEIIIAYMQGIADPTLRQEVLNRLQRVDIDGVLESGNIEELIEDNSISPFPQVINTERVDVAVASLLEGRVVILTDGTPFALVVPVTMFSLLQSAEDYYYRFLIGTAIRWLRYLFFFISLLLPSLYVALITFHHEMVPTTLLISMARSREEIPFPAVVEALIMEVTFEALREAGIRLPQQVGAAVSIVGALVIGEAAVTAGIVSAPMVIVVAITGIASFTIPRYSAGIAIRMLRFPMIFLAGTLGIFGVMLGITGIVVHLCSLRSFGVPYLSPMAPSKARDMKDVLIRAPFWAFNTRPHLTGEDNKYRQKSDQKPGPWRGDEQ